Below is a genomic region from Rosa chinensis cultivar Old Blush chromosome 5, RchiOBHm-V2, whole genome shotgun sequence.
TAAAAACAACAGACTCACGACTTTAAGCACTCTTCTTCTCAGCTTCAGAAACTATATATCTTGCAACATCAACGCAGCAGGTGAGCTTATCTGCTTTCTCCTCGGGGATTTCAATGGAGAATTCTTCCTCAAAGGCCATAACTAGCTCCACCCTGTCCAAACTATCGAGGCTCAAGTCCTTGTGGAAATCAGCTGTTTTGGTAACCTGTTTCAAGGGTCACATTGGCATATCAAGTTTCTCACATTCTTATTAAATATTGGCTGAAAATTAAGGTAGTATCAACTATGAAAGTCAACAATAAGTAAATAACCACAACTCAACATGCTGTGCTGTAATGAACAAGAGTGGTTGATGGTCTCTCAATTCAAACAAGAACTCACAGAAAACAGAGGGAAAACAAACTAGTAAGAATGAATCAAGTACCTTAGATGACTCGATTTTATCAAATTTCTTAACCAGTCCAACCACTCGGTCCAAAATTTGATCAGTGTTTGTTGATGCACACAGATGGCGACTCAAACATTTGAGTACATTCCCTCTTTCAGCGAGCATCAATTTTTGTGGTGAAGAGCCCATCCTCACATGCCACAAGATGGAATTTCgaatgctttgcattttgaatTACCTGAAAGCATCAAGAACTCAAATTTATGACAAATGATAGATCCAAAGCACAGTTCCACCGCTTAAGCCATTAGGTAAAAGTGGAAGGGAGATTTCTTTGCTCTATATATTAGTGAAAAAGTTGAAACCTTGAATTCAAGATACTAGAGAGCCAGAATCTCAAAAACTAGTGTATTCTTGCTCGCTTACAACTTGGGTTAGCTAAAACGAGCTCTCCAGTGTCGATATTGGCATTACTCAGTGTCGACGAGATAGAGCAAGCAGAAGCAGTGAATTAGATAAAAGTGAAGTGACAAGCCCAGGCGTTGTTAAGAGCTAGTAGAGAGAAGAGACAAACATACCTAAGAGAAAAGGAGACTGATCACTCACGAGGCTCGAGGGCTGCCGCTGTTGGTGTTCGCTGAAAACAAATTCGCGAAACAACGCTTTGGCTGCTTTCCCCGTTTTTCAGGTCTCGCTTTGCTTTATAGAGTGGATGCTCAGCTAGGCCAATCTATCTATTTACCCCCCCAACCCCCCCTATATATGAAAAGCCCAACATACATAATAACAAAtcgatttatttttttttttttccttctaaacAACACTCTATGATTACCTAAATCGATCACAAATGACAGTTTTGTAAGAAgtctactgttttttttttccctctgttCTATAGAAAATATTTTCATTCACCGTCAAGTCATCAACTATCAACAATAAAAAATACACTTTCGGTGAAACACGCAAGTTGATTTGATGTACGAGACAAAAGACTCGTAGTATATGTTAGTGTAGCTATGGTGTATAGGCTCAATCGAACCATCATTCGACTATGAAGGTGCTCCCTACAACAGGAAATCATTGTCTAAAGACTCACTCTTCGACAACATAGATTtaaagaaattcaaagcaaTCCGACAATATAAATATAGAAGAATATTGTCGTATTCAGAACTAGGAGATCCTAAAACATCAAGATTCATTGCACGAGAGCAATATAAAGTTTAAAACTTTACTCACTAAAGTATCATTAAGAATAAAATTATATGGAAAAAAGAGACGGTACACGATTCTTAAAATCTTTTTTACACTAAATTTCATTTCCAAGCAAGTGAGcaagtaacaaataaaaaattgatgatTCTGTTGGATGgcaaaaactaattaaaatgagagggggagaaagaaaaataataaaggatGGATGATCATGAAAGTGTCCATTGTTGTTGTTTGTGTGGCttggggaaaagaaagaaggagacTTTGTCAATAAGAGAGAAGGGAGATGACGTGAAGAGCATCCCCCCATAAAACCAACACCATCATTGGGCCACCAATTCGATCGATCCTCCAAACTCGTCGGGGATTAATTTTGTATTATTACTCATCATCATTCAACTAATTACGAATTACACACAACccctttttcactttcttctttactcctccctcctcctcctcctccatctgCCCCCCCcttttttccctctctctctctctgctctctGCTCTCTGCTCTCCCCATGGCCCCTTTTCCCTCCTTCAATTTCTCGCTTTGattcccccctctctctctctgtattcACTTTCGGATTCCAATTCTGCACAGTTTTCGAATTCGAATTACAATTTTGTGGTCTGGCTGCTGCCCTTGTTGGGATTAATTGTAACAGAAGAGAATCTATCGTGGTAATGGGGAATGTGAATGGGAGAGAAGATGGCGGCGGAAGCCCATCGGCGGCGGCGGCAGAGGAAGAGGCCGGTGGCGGGACCTCCCAGGAGGGTCATCACCCCCTTCCGCCTCCACTTGGCGCCGGCGGCGGCCgaggtggtggcggcggcggcgtaGGCGCGGTGGCTGAATTGATGGGTCAGTCACCTCCTCATAGCCCTAGGGCTACTCACTCCCCTTTGATGTTCACTCCCCAAGTCAGTTCCTTTTtcctaatctctctctctctatctttatTATATGAATTCcatctgcttctgcttttgtGATTCCTCTATATAGATTTAGATTCTACTCCACTGACTTCAAATTGCTGCTCTTATGTGATTCAGCTTCTTCAATTCAACACCAAATCACTGTTTTATTTCTGTTACAAGCTCCTCAGTTTTGTGTTGATGCAATTTcatgtttctttgttttaaagCTTCTATCTTGGGTCCCCATAACTTTTATCATCATGCAATCTGCTATCTTTGATGCATTGCCTGTGTCAGAAGCCTCTGTTAGGAAATTAAAAAATGGTCGATTCCTACCGGAATTGGCAGGTTCATTATTCCCCTTAGATTcaaagtttttttgttttttacatgAATCTAGCCCTCTATGTACTACTTGCCTCTGATACTAGAATATTACCATGATTCCCCTTGGAAACCCTTTTTCCCTCAGATTGACAGATTAATAGATACAAATCTAGCCCCTGCCTCCACTAGTACTACCCAGCTCTGACACTGGAGTTTGCTTCAAGTCCCCTTGAACTCCCTTTTGATACAATTAACTGTTAACCTCTTGGTAATCTCTTGTTATCTTGAAGGATATATGATATGCCTAATCCCTCGAAATTAGATTCTTGTTGTCTTATTGTTTATCTATGGTAATCCATAAATTTTATTCCCTTGTTCAattctaatttttcttctttttccaggTCCCCGTTGTTCCGTTACAAAGACCTGATGAGATGCAGATCCCAAACCCGTCATGGATGCAGACTTCAGCGTATGAAGACATCTCCTGTGAGCAAGGAATTCCAACCATGATTACGTGGAGCTATGGTGGGAAGGACGTAGCTGTGGAGGGATCATGGGATGATTGGAAGACAAGgttccaggaaaaaaaaaaacaagattcTTTATATTATCCTTTTAGTTTTCACTCCATGGACTCCTGCCCAAGTTTTTTTTACATGCAATTTGTTTTTTCAGGTTGGCCTTACAGAGATCAGGGAAGGACTTCACTATTATGAAAGTACTGCCATCTGGTGTTTACCAGTATAGGTTTGTTGTTGATGGGCAGTGGAGGTGTGCTCCAGACTTGCCTTTGGCCCAAGATGATGCTGGAAATTCTTACAACCTTTTGGACTTGCAGGTAATTATTGCCATATCTTCTTAGGTGTTATGAATATGAATATGACAGTCCCATTAATAGCATATATTGGTTTGAAATTGAAAACAGGAAAGCTGTGAGTGATACGAGTATGACAGCCCTAGTATAGAATGCTTGCATATATTTATGATCTAATTAAGAGCAAGAAAACTGCTAGCCAGACCAGATTAATAGCATAACCTTGTCTTGAGATTCGACCAGGGATTAATATTTATAAACTTCTCGACAGAGTTCAATCTTCTATAGCAGTAAACTAAGAGCTAGGTCCAACATAGAGATTATAATCATCATTCAGATATTTCATTGCTTTTTGTGTATGAATTCTGTTAAACTTTGACCGACACTTTTTAAGCATACTGGCtagatttttttctttaaatccaAGTGCTCTACtgttcttgattttgttttcctttagcTATTGAGCAATGAATGCAGTACGGTACAGTAGattgtgttttctttttagcTAGTATCAACTTGAGATGCAATATTTTATAATATCTTTTAGTGAAAGATTCCATGATTGACAGTAGTTTTTCCTCATGATatcaatatatatgtattttcaCACCCTCGGTATTAACATGAATATTCAACTTAGATGGACTGGTTGTTCACCTTCATTGTTCTCCTATCCAGCGTCTTTTCATACAGTTTTCATCTGAAATTattgaaacaaatgaaaagaaatgaTGTATTAAAAGGTCTTATTACCAGAGATCTTCGTCTCTTCCAGTGAGTTTTAATAGGCCCCTTTACTTCACCCGTTGGCCTTAGGTAGTGAGTTTTGTCCTTTCTCAGAACCCAAGCATCTGTTACTTTTCAGgaaaaaaagggagaagaaaaaaaaacatcagaTAATAAATGGCGTTCAATTGAAAACTTAGGCATGCATGCATACTTGGTAATGGAGAAAGTTTAATCCAAAGTAGTTCTGTAACATCAAAAGAAATACTGACCTCGTTGAAAATAGAATAACAAATTATGCACTGGGTGTAGCTTTGAACCACTTCTGTAAACGCATGTGGTAAATAAGTTTGTGTATCTTTTAATTGAAAACGCACATTCATTTGAGGACTTGACCTATACAAAAAAGTGTCAGTGATCAAAATTTGTTGGGAAACTATGGTTGGATGCTTGAGTCCTTGAAGCTAATAATATTGGTTTATTGTGCAGGATTATGTTCCAGAAGACATTGGAAGCATTTCTGGTTTTGAACCTCCCCAGTCTCCCGACTCGAGTTATAGCAACATGCAACTTGGATCTGAAGATTTTGCGAAGGAGCCACCATTGGTACCTCCACATCTGCAGATGACGCTGCTTAATGCCCCAGCATCTTACATGGAGATGCCGCCTCCTTTATCGAGACCTCAACATGTTGTACTTAATCATCTGTACATGCAGAGAGGGAAGAGTGGCCCATCTGTGGTCGCACTTGGCACAACAGAGAGGTTTATAGCAAAGTATGTGACAGTTGTTCTCTACAAGTCTTTGCAGAGATAAACATACAGAACGACTATCGTGGACTCGATAGATCCCTTTTATGTGGTTAGTTTATATGAATTTGAAAGTGAAGCCATTTTATGGCTCAAAGTATGTTGAGGAAGGATACCAGGTGAAACTTGAAGATTGTATTTTCACGCAGTGCCATTGCTTAATGACCATTGATCCAACTGCTTTTACATGGAGACTCGTACTTGCACTTATTAACCGTTCAGTTCTTCCACTTGAGTTTTTGTGGAGGAAAATTGAAATTCTTTCCAGTGAACTGTTTGGCGACTCTTTTCGATTGCTTTTACG
It encodes:
- the LOC112166282 gene encoding acyl carrier protein 3, mitochondrial, translating into MQSIRNSILWHVRMGSSPQKLMLAERGNVLKCLSRHLCASTNTDQILDRVVGLVKKFDKIESSKVTKTADFHKDLSLDSLDRVELVMAFEEEFSIEIPEEKADKLTCCVDVARYIVSEAEKKSA
- the LOC112166278 gene encoding SNF1-related protein kinase regulatory subunit beta-2 — translated: MGNVNGREDGGGSPSAAAAEEEAGGGTSQEGHHPLPPPLGAGGGRGGGGGGVGAVAELMGQSPPHSPRATHSPLMFTPQVPVVPLQRPDEMQIPNPSWMQTSAYEDISCEQGIPTMITWSYGGKDVAVEGSWDDWKTRLALQRSGKDFTIMKVLPSGVYQYRFVVDGQWRCAPDLPLAQDDAGNSYNLLDLQDYVPEDIGSISGFEPPQSPDSSYSNMQLGSEDFAKEPPLVPPHLQMTLLNAPASYMEMPPPLSRPQHVVLNHLYMQRGKSGPSVVALGTTERFIAKYVTVVLYKSLQR